The following are encoded together in the Nocardioides sp. Arc9.136 genome:
- the rpsS gene encoding 30S ribosomal protein S19 yields the protein MPRSLKKGPFVDDHLMKKVDAENEKGSHNVIKTWSRRSMIVPAMIGHTIAVHDGRKHVPVFVTDSMVGHKLGEFAPTRTYRGHVKEDRKGRRR from the coding sequence ATGCCTCGCAGCCTGAAGAAGGGCCCCTTCGTCGACGACCACCTGATGAAGAAGGTGGACGCCGAGAACGAGAAGGGCAGCCACAACGTCATCAAGACCTGGTCGCGCCGCTCGATGATCGTCCCGGCGATGATCGGCCACACGATCGCCGTCCACGACGGCCGCAAGCACGTGCCGGTCTTCGTGACCGACTCGATGGTCGGCCACAAGCTCGGCGAGTTCGCCCCCACCCGCACCTACCGCGGGCACGTCAAGGAAGACCGGAAGGGACGCCGTCGATGA
- the rplB gene encoding 50S ribosomal protein L2: MAIRKYKPTTPGRRGSSVADFVEITRTTPEKSLTRPLPKKGGRNNQGRITTRHQGGGHKRAYRIIDFRRYDKDGVPAKVAHIEYDPNRTARIALLHYADGEKRYIVAPKGLTQGTAVESGPNADIKPGNNLPLRNIPVGSTIHCVELRPGGGAKIARSAGNSAQLVAREGSRATLRMPSGEMRFVDVRCRATVGEVGNAEQSNINWGKAGRMRWKGKRPTVRGVVMNPVDHPHGGGEGKTSGGRHPVSPWGKPEGRTRKRKASDSQIIRRRKSGKGRK, from the coding sequence ATGGCTATCCGCAAGTACAAGCCGACCACCCCGGGCCGTCGTGGCTCGTCGGTCGCCGACTTCGTCGAGATCACCCGGACGACGCCGGAGAAGTCGCTGACGCGTCCGTTGCCCAAGAAGGGCGGCCGCAACAACCAGGGCCGGATCACCACCCGGCACCAGGGCGGCGGTCACAAGCGTGCGTACCGCATCATCGACTTCCGTCGCTACGACAAGGACGGCGTCCCCGCCAAGGTCGCGCACATCGAGTACGACCCGAACCGCACGGCGCGCATCGCGCTGCTGCACTACGCCGACGGCGAGAAGCGCTACATCGTGGCGCCCAAGGGCCTGACGCAGGGCACCGCGGTCGAGTCCGGCCCGAACGCCGACATCAAGCCCGGCAACAACCTGCCGCTGCGCAACATCCCGGTCGGCTCGACGATCCACTGCGTCGAGCTCCGCCCGGGCGGCGGCGCGAAGATCGCCCGCTCCGCCGGCAACAGCGCCCAGCTGGTCGCCCGTGAGGGCAGCCGCGCCACGCTGCGCATGCCCTCGGGCGAGATGCGCTTCGTCGACGTCCGCTGCCGCGCGACGGTCGGCGAGGTCGGCAACGCCGAGCAGTCGAACATCAACTGGGGCAAGGCCGGCCGCATGCGCTGGAAGGGCAAGCGCCCGACCGTCCGCGGTGTCGTCATGAACCCGGTCGACCACCCGCACGGTGGTGGCGAGGGCAAGACCTCGGGTGGTCGTCACCCGGTGTCCCCGTGGGGCAAGCCGGAGGGTCGTACGCGCAAGCGCAAGGCCTCCGACTCCCAGATCATTCGTCGCCGCAAGTCCGGCAAGGGTAGGAAGTAA
- the rplV gene encoding 50S ribosomal protein L22, whose product MSVTERQRTSARRESLLGDQPGAFASARFTRITPMKARRVVDMVRGMGVDEALALLQFAPQAASETVYKVLESAIANAETTEGLDRADLVVSVAQVDEGPTMKRWRPRAQGRATRINKRTSHITLVVQPAGVVAAKKTARKNGKSA is encoded by the coding sequence ATGAGTGTCACCGAACGTCAGCGCACGAGCGCGCGCCGCGAGTCGCTCCTCGGCGACCAGCCGGGCGCCTTCGCCAGCGCCCGCTTCACGCGGATCACGCCGATGAAGGCACGCCGCGTCGTGGACATGGTCCGCGGCATGGGTGTCGACGAGGCCCTGGCCCTGCTGCAGTTCGCTCCGCAGGCCGCCTCCGAGACCGTCTACAAGGTCCTCGAGAGCGCGATCGCCAACGCCGAGACCACCGAGGGCCTGGACCGTGCCGACCTGGTCGTCTCGGTCGCGCAGGTCGACGAGGGTCCGACGATGAAGCGGTGGCGCCCCCGCGCCCAGGGTCGTGCGACGCGCATCAACAAGCGCACGAGCCACATCACGCTCGTCGTCCAGCCGGCTGGCGTGGTCGCGGCGAAGAAGACCGCCCGGAAGAACGGAAAGAGTGCCTGA
- the rpsC gene encoding 30S ribosomal protein S3 translates to MGQKINPNGFRLGISTDHKSRWYADKLYKSYVGEDVAIRKLLSKGMERAGISKVEIERTRDRVRVDIHTARPGIVIGRRGAEADRIRGELEKLTGKQVQLNILEVKSPEVDAQLVAQGVAEQLSGRVQFRRAMRKAMQTTMRSGAKGIRIQCSGRLNGAEMSRTEFYREGRVPLHTLRADIDYGFYEARTTFGRIGVKVWIYKGEVAGTRAERQAQAAARAGVPGRGGRPTRGGERPSRGSRGDRPTRSDRGGDAPAVTEAPAGGDTAQATTPAETQEG, encoded by the coding sequence ATGGGCCAGAAGATCAACCCGAACGGCTTCCGCCTCGGCATCTCCACCGACCACAAGTCCCGGTGGTACGCCGACAAGCTGTACAAGTCCTACGTCGGCGAGGACGTCGCGATCCGCAAGCTGCTCTCCAAGGGCATGGAGCGGGCCGGCATCTCCAAGGTCGAGATCGAGCGCACGCGTGACCGCGTCCGGGTGGACATCCACACCGCGCGTCCGGGCATCGTCATCGGTCGCCGTGGCGCCGAGGCCGACCGCATCCGCGGCGAGCTCGAGAAGCTGACCGGCAAGCAGGTCCAGCTGAACATCCTCGAGGTCAAGAGCCCCGAGGTCGACGCGCAGCTGGTCGCCCAGGGCGTCGCCGAGCAGCTCTCGGGTCGTGTGCAGTTCCGCCGAGCCATGCGCAAGGCGATGCAGACGACGATGCGCTCGGGTGCCAAGGGCATCCGGATCCAGTGCTCCGGCCGCCTCAACGGCGCCGAGATGTCGCGCACCGAGTTCTACCGCGAGGGTCGCGTCCCGCTGCACACCCTGCGTGCGGACATCGACTACGGCTTCTACGAGGCCCGCACGACCTTCGGCCGCATCGGCGTGAAGGTCTGGATCTACAAGGGCGAGGTCGCCGGCACCCGTGCCGAGCGCCAGGCCCAGGCCGCTGCCCGCGCCGGTGTCCCCGGCCGCGGTGGCCGTCCGACCCGTGGTGGCGAGCGCCCGAGCCGTGGCTCGCGCGGTGACCGCCCCACCCGTTCCGACCGCGGCGGCGACGCCCCGGCCGTGACCGAGGCGCCGGCCGGCGGCGACACCGCCCAGGCC
- the rplD gene encoding 50S ribosomal protein L4 — MAAKTVKVDLPAEIFDVAVNVPLIHQVVVAQQAAARQGTHSTKTRGEVRGGGRKPYKQKGTGRARQGSTRAPQFAGGGTVHGPQPRSYDQRTPKKMKAAALRGALSDRARNDRIHVVEGLVEGTAPSTKAAIAALAGLSDRNRFLVVLERTDTVTWLSLRNAPEVHIVAVDQLNTYDVLASDDVVFTQGAYDAFVTGAARASERKATIVEAPADDAQTEEASQ, encoded by the coding sequence ATGGCCGCCAAGACCGTCAAGGTCGACCTTCCTGCCGAGATCTTCGACGTTGCCGTCAACGTCCCGCTGATCCACCAGGTCGTCGTCGCCCAGCAGGCCGCTGCCCGTCAGGGCACCCACTCCACCAAGACCCGCGGCGAGGTCCGCGGTGGTGGACGCAAGCCCTACAAGCAGAAGGGCACCGGCCGCGCCCGTCAGGGCTCGACCCGCGCGCCGCAGTTCGCCGGCGGTGGCACCGTCCACGGCCCGCAGCCGCGCAGCTACGACCAGCGCACCCCCAAGAAGATGAAGGCCGCTGCCCTGCGCGGTGCCCTCTCCGACCGGGCGCGCAACGACCGGATCCACGTGGTCGAGGGTCTCGTCGAGGGCACCGCGCCCTCGACCAAGGCCGCCATCGCCGCGCTCGCCGGTCTGTCCGACCGCAACCGCTTCCTCGTGGTGCTCGAGCGCACCGACACCGTCACCTGGCTGTCGCTGCGCAACGCCCCCGAGGTGCACATCGTCGCCGTCGACCAGCTCAACACCTACGACGTGCTGGCGTCCGACGACGTGGTCTTCACCCAGGGCGCGTACGACGCGTTCGTCACCGGTGCCGCCCGCGCCTCCGAGCGCAAGGCCACCATCGTCGAGGCCCCGGCCGACGACGCGCAGACCGAGGAGGCCTCCCAGTGA
- the rplW gene encoding 50S ribosomal protein L23 has product MSTLHKDHRDILLAPVVSEKSYGLLDANKYTFLVRPDANKTEIKIAVEKVFGVKVTSVNTINRPGKTRRTRTGIGKRKDTKRAIVSLAEGHRIDIFGGPVS; this is encoded by the coding sequence GTGAGCACCCTGCACAAGGACCACCGCGACATCCTGCTCGCCCCGGTCGTCTCGGAGAAGAGCTACGGGCTCCTCGACGCGAACAAGTACACGTTCCTGGTGCGCCCCGACGCCAACAAGACCGAGATCAAGATCGCGGTCGAGAAGGTCTTCGGCGTCAAGGTCACCTCCGTGAACACGATCAACCGCCCCGGCAAGACGCGCCGTACCCGCACGGGCATCGGCAAGCGCAAGGACACCAAGCGCGCGATCGTCAGCCTCGCCGAGGGCCACCGCATCGACATCTTCGGAGGTCCGGTCTCCTGA